aaaaaaaaaaatttttttttttatttttaaatagagctGGATGGTGGTTAAAGTAGTAAAAACAGATTTGGGGGGGTCGGGGGCAAAAACAgcggttaaaaaaaaagatcttattcAGGAATGATCGCAATAGAGAAACCTCAGGATAGAACTGGCATCGATTCcaaatacaacaacaacaaaggggcATTTCAgggcgggcgggggtgggggttgtaGTATAGGTGAAAGGCAAATTACTGAGAGGAAAAATCAGAGCTAAGAGGGGATTCTAACTAAACCACAGAGGCAGACCCGAGTGATCAGCTATCAACAGGGGGAATGATGGGAGGGTGAGGAATTTGACCAGATATCATCAAGGGTGATCAGATATCCAGGGGGGATTCTGTCTACACTGACTTAACAAGATTCTTCCTAAAATTGGGTGATGCAGGATAGGACAAGGATGGGGGACAAGCATGGGGTCTGGTTGAGAAAAGGATTCAGAGGAGCCTGAGTCAAGTCTGCTCAAGGAGTCTTTTGTCCGGGTTTCTTTGTAACCTGGCTGAGCACGTCATCAGATAAGGAGGCCCACACATGACAAGTTCTGTTCATCACCCTCCATCTCCCATACACAGTGTTTCAACCAGTGTGTGAGCCTCTCAGATAGGACTTAGATGACAGTGATTATCAGACATTAGAGGAAAGCTGGAAGCATGATAGAGTTGtatatctttcaattaaaaaaacaaaacagggagaAAGAACTCAAGGAGCAGAGcaatgcatgaaactgaaaaaagaaaaaaccttttaGAAACAACTATAACTAGAAAACGCTAAAGattccacaaaaaataaaaaccttaggATGAACAAATTCAGCAAAATAATCAGGtataaaatcaacatacaaaaatctgttACATTTCTAGCCACGAacaatttctgaaaagaaaaattaatttaaaaattccatgtacaatagcatcaaaaagaataaaatacttaggaataaacttcaccaaggaagtgaaaactacaaaatatttctGAACAAAAACTAAAGACAACATGAATACAAGGCACTGAAGACCCCCGCCCACGTGGACCAGACACTGAGACGGCAGTACTGCCCAAAGCAgtttatagatttaatgcaaacCCTATGAAAACCtcagtggcatttttttttttttccagaaaaaggaaaatccatcctaaaattcacatgggaTCTCAAGGGACCAAAAAGACCAAAGTCGGAGGTCtcccacttcctgatttcaaaacttattacaaagctacagtaaccaaaacaatgtggtactggcatagagacagacatatagaccaagAATAGAATAGAGATGAAAACAAATGCTTGCAcatatggtcaaatgattttcaaTAAGGGTGCCCAAGCCAATCAATGGGAAAGGGACAGTCTTTCCAACAAATGGCATTGGGAAAACTAGATATCAACATGTAAAAGAGTGATGTTGTAGCCGTACCTTATACCATGTGCCAAAACacaaaaatggatcaaagacttaaaaACAAGATCAAAAACTATAAACTCTtgggggttaatatccaaaatctaTAAAGAACTCCTgtgattcaacaacaacaacaacaaaagaataatccagtttttaaatgggcaaaagatttgaatagccatctctctaaagaaaacatacaaatagcTAATGAgtacatgaaaaagtgctcaacatcactaattagggaaatgcaaatcaaaaccacaatgaggtaccacctcacctCCATCAGGATGGCtcctataaaaaaaagaaagagtgagagagagaggaaggaagaaaataatgactGTCGGTTAGGATATGGAAAAGTTAGAGCCCTGTGCAATATAAATTGgcgcagccattatggaaaacagtatggtaattcttcaaaacattaaaaatagaattatcatatgatccagcaatttcacgtGCCGGTATACATCCCAAAGAATTGAAACCACAGTCTCTAAAAGATATTTACACAgccatgttcatagcaacattattcacactagccaaaaggtggaagcaacccaagtgtccaccaGTGGATGACTGGATACACAAAATATATGTGTGCAATGGACACTGTCCAGGCTTAAAAAGGATGTAAATACTGACACATGCTACCTCATGGATGAACattaaggacattatgctaagtgatatAAACCACCCACAAAGAGACAAATGCTCTATGatcccacttatatgaggtatctagagCAGTCACATTCATAGAGACAGAGGGTTAAATGATGCTTGCCAGGGGATGGGGATGGGTGGATTGGGAAAGAAATGGAGTATAGAGTTTcgattttgcaagatgaaaaagttctgaagatcAATTGCatgacaatgtgaatatacttaacaatactgaactgtacactgaagaatggctaagatggtaaatgtAATCGTCCATGTGTTTTattgcaattaaaatttttaaagcaactataattCATATTttgagagacacaggagataatATTACATCCATGAATAAGAacaggctattaaaaaaaaaagagtaagaaattgctcttaaaatgaaaaattatgagaAGAGACATAAAAATCCAACTAGAAAATTTGGAAGTTAAAGTTGAGGTAATGTCCCAGAAAACAGGAGGTTTTTCAAAACGGAAAATTggaaagaatattttgaaaaagtagaggatcaatccaagaggtcCAACATccaaccaaaacagaaaaaaacaaaaaacagaaatggaatggaggaaattagcacacagaaatgTCCCCAAATTGATCTTTAGATTGAGAGATTGGTTTCTACATGGACAGGTTCACCCAGTGCCCGTGATAAATGCACATTTGAAACTTTAGAGCTCTGAGAGATACTAAAAACatccagagagaaaaatcaagtcacACACAAATACAGGATCAGATGTCAGAATGTCATCTGACTCTTCAACAGCAACAATGGATCATCTCCCCAAAATTCTGAGGGCAATTTATTTCTAGCCTAGAACTCTACACCCAGCAAAACTATCAGTCAAAGCTACTGGAATACATACTCTGCcgaaaacaaggaaataaattctggcTGGGGGGAAGCAGAATTTattcttcactgtggcatgtcgGGTCTTTAGTTAGAGCATGTAAACTGtttgttacagcatgtgggatctagttccttggccagggatggaacctgggccccgtgcttggggagcttggagtcttagccactgaaccaccagggaggtccctgtgtgtttgtttttaatgaggtGACTAAATACCTCTAGAAAAGCAAAAACGTTGTCCAATAAGGAAAAATCAGATCATAACACACTTCGAGGTTCAGCTATGAACAATAGTTCCGTAGTTATTAATATTATACTTAAACAATGAATACTGATGCAACGGCAATAAAATGCTATACCTAAACTGAGAGGCAAGGAGGGGAAATGACGTGtgggatgagatggatgaagggAATTACATCTTCATCTGCCATAGAAGGGAGGCAATAGACACAGTTTCAAGAAGTGGAAAATCTGAATTCAatgtgttatttaaaaataaggcatATGACAGAAGTGCCATCTAAAATGTGTAAGAGAGGGATTGTCTTTGGAAGTGAGAACTGAGATTGGGGAAAGGATGGGGCAAATGACTGATTTTTTAATTATATGCCTACGATAAGTCAGTTACCTGACTTCTTCACCTAATGCAAGTGTAAATATGACAgatgggcgtccctggtggctcagtgataaagaatcgacctgccagtgcaggagacacagaatcaTTCTTCTGACTCGGAAAGATCCCACACGCGGCAGAGCAACCAAACCTGTGGACCACAAcacctgagcctgtgctctggaactCTGGAGTGGCTGCGACTGAGACTGGGCGcctagagaagccaccgcaataagaagcccatcctaggcaactagagaggagcccccatgggccacaactagacCAAAAGCCCatgtggcaatgaagacccagcacagccaaaaataaatcaattctaGAAATAAATTGAAGGTAGAGATTGCTTTGTAAAAAGTTTAAATACTCAAGCAGCAGTCGGCTGTAAAAACAATTACTTTTCTTGTAAACACTTAGATTATCACTGTCATCTGTAAATCCATTTACCAAAAAAGCACACATTACTTTTTTAttgcttagaaaataaaattgtgctctagtaagtaaaaaaaattaaactgaaaaaagaaaaaaaaatccaactacaTGCTAGTCTATGAAGCAGCAATGGTGCTGCTTTGGAACCGGTATGCGggacaagaagcagcagttagaaccagatatggacaacggactggttccaaattgggataggagtatttcaaggctctattttgtcaccctgcttatttaacttctatgcagagtacatcatgtgaaatgctgggctggatgtagcacaagctggaatcaagattgctggaagaaatatcaacaacctcagatatgcagaagacaccaccctaatggcacaaagcaaagaggaactaaagagcctcttgatgaaggtgaaagaggaaagtaataaaaattggcttaaaactcaacattcaaaaaactaagattatggcatctggtcgcgtcacttcatggtaaatagatggggaaataatggaaacagtgacagactttattttcttgggctccaaaatcactttggactgtgactgcagccacaaaattaaaagatgcttgctccttggaagaaaagctataaccaacctagagagcatattaaaaagctgagacatcattTTGATGACAAAGATCCATAAATcgaagctacggtttttccagtagtcatgtatggctgtgagagttggaccataaagaaggctgttgttgctcagtccctcagtcaagtccagcgtttatgttgtgtccttgggctatgtcactctttcaaaagttgtgccctgcccctttccctcttgTTACACTTCCAgtggtgtttttgaactgtggtgttggagaagactcttgagagtcccttggactgcaaggagatccaaccagtccatcctaaaggagatcagtcctgggtgttcattggaaggactgatgatgaggctgaaactccaatcctttggccacctgatgcgaagagctgactcatttgaaaagaccctgatgctgggaaagattgagggcaggaggagaaggggatgacagaggatgagatggctagatggcatcactgaccctatggacataagtttgagtaaactctggagttggtgatggatagggaggcctggtgtgctgcagtccatgggatcacaaagagtcagacacaactgagcaactgaactgaactgactgataaaaactaaccacactctgtctgtggagtgtacttctctctgaatctgaataaatccacatCTTACCTattactttgtctctcactgaattccttctgtgatgagacatcaagaacctgagcttcattaggccctgaaaccaggtactgtgagttttggctgggttcaagtcccagccacatgggttcaagtcccaagcagGGTTTTGTCTGctgaatcagtcctgaatattcactggaaggactgatgctgaagctgaagctccaacactttggccacctgatgcaaaaagtctctagactttctggaaaagagaaaactcactggaaaagattctgatggtgggaaagactgagggcaggataagaaggggacaacagaagatgagatggctggatggcatcaccaactcaatggacatgagttggcgcaaactccgagagatggtgaaggacagggaagactgacatgctgcagtccatggggttgcaaagagtcagacactacttagtgactgaagaacaataaCAGCCATGgctgggagagaagggaaggaagactTAACGGCAGAGACAGCCTTGAGCTCTACCTGGATGAATGGGACCAGGCTGGCCTCTCCAGCCTGCTGAATACAAAGAACAGTGGAAGTTCCTGGGAAGCTGGGCCTTTCCAAGGAATAAGTTTAGAGGCGGAAGAGCTGAAGTGGGGAAGTGGGGGGGACACCAAGCCCAAGGGTGTAAGAAGGACCCTGAAAGGAGGATTGGTCCCAAGGAAGCTGTGGGAGGAAGGAATCCTAGCCATGGAGGCCGAGGTGAGTTGTCAACAAGGTAACAAAGTGGCTAATGATGTCAAATGCTGCTTCGTGGTCCGGAGGACTTAACACAGACATAGGGCACTGCACTCTGATCTCACACTGTCCGGGGAGActgcccaccaccaccccccacaagAGGCTTTTCCAAAAGCAGTGAGAAGGGACAGAAGCAGGACTACGTGAGGGCGTCTACACTAGGCTCCCAAGCGCAGCACATTTCGACCCACAGCACCCCGTCCCTTCTAGTTCTCTGGGAGGCAGGACGCTTAGTTACTGGATCAAAGGCAGGCAGTGCTTGGGACACACTTGGCACTAAAGAAATGGTTGGTCAGCAGAGATCTAAACTGAATGGGGCTTTCTGGGTCACGACATGGGAAccccagcagccccaggaggCTGTGCCTTCCCCAAAGCTTGGAGGCAGCTCGGCCGCACAAGCGGAGACTTCGCTGCTGGCtgctcccacctgcctcctcatGCTCGTGGGGAAGAGGACCTCAGAGGCAGTGAGGTGCACGGGGtggctcctcctgcctcccagagCCTGTTTTCTCATGGAGAAAGGACAGGGTGGGGACAGTAGGAGGCTTCCATCCATGTCcttcttcagtgatttttttttcttttttttttttttttttttagccacaagcacatattacttttataatgagcaacaaagaataaagacattttcaagttgaaaataaaatgagcCTGCAGGAGGCCAGCCCATCTCGGAGGCCCCCTCCAAAGCTAAGATGCTGCAATTCTAAGTAATTTCCTGTTCTTTATTTGCTTGTCCTGTGAGAAGCATTTGGTGAAGCAGccttgtgtgtgggggggggtgggatACGCTTGTATTCCCCCCACAGATGCTGGGCCCAGCCGGCTGGCCCCGGACGTATGTTGCCAGGCTGTGGGACATATCATCTTCCCAATGTCCCCACTCTGGGAGGTCACCTGGTGTGACGGGGCCTAACCCAAAGCTCTAGGCTCATTCCTGGCCTGGAAGACTCCCCAAATGACCTGTTCTAAAGCCACAGAAAGGGCTTGGGTATGGGCTCTGTGGGAGACTCCTGGAGCCCCATCGGAGCAGTCCTGGAGTTCTGGGGAGTTTGTTGTGGTTTAACAAATCCTGGAAAGGGGGAGTTGTGGCCCCATGCTCAGGGCCCACTGCCTGTTTCCCAGCACAGGAGAACTCCCTCCCTAGTAAGAGCCCCACTGGAGGGTCTCAGGGCAGGATAGAACATCCCCCATCCATACCCAGTATATGAAGAACTCACAGAAAAGGGAGGGCCCCCACGTGGGTCAGTCAAGCCTGAGTGGGACCCTAGTTCCACCTCCtatcagctctgtgaccttgggcaaggcccTTAGCTGAGGCCAGGCTATCCTGAGATAAAGAGGTCAAGAATGCAacgcccccagccccgcccaggTGGTGGGGAGCAGGAGAGGTCTCACAAACCGCAGTGTATTCTGTTTAATCCTGGGAGGGTCCAGAGGCTGCCCTTTGGCCAAAGGAGCTTTTAATCTGCAATTCCCCCACAGACCCCGTCGGCTCTGAAAGTTTCCCCACCCACAAAGCGTCCCCTCCGGCGTTAGTCCAGGCGAGAGCCACTACCAGCCGCTGCAGCGGGGGGACTGGTCTCCCAGCTCCGGCGCGCCAGGCTGGCCCACGACCTTGGAGGAACCCAGAGAGAAAGCTTCACCGAGCGACAGTACTTTTCCACTGCACTGCTCGGCCACCTCGGCTGGCTTTCTGCTGCGCAGATAGGAGGCGAAAGGAGCCAGGCCGGCCCCGGGAGGAACCCACCCGAACTCGCGCTCAGAGATGCGGGGAGGCAGGAGCTGCGGGTAAGGGGCAGTGGGCATCCGAGAAAGAGGAGGGGGGCACCGAACCCTCCCAGAGGGGCTGAGAGGGCGACCTGAGAAACTTGCACTGTCAAAGCCCTTGGGTCGATTTCAAGCGCTTCCTGCTCCTTGACCTCCGACAATAATGATTAAACCCGACCCACCGCGCCTGTGCCGGGTCTCAGGCGAAGAGCCCCGCTGGCCGGCGCGGGGGGAGGAGACGGAGGAGGGGACGAGAGAGCTAGCGGTCCCGCCCGGTGATGTAGGCAGCCGGGGGAGGTGGAGCCGCGACGCCTGGAGGAGTCCCCACCGCAGTCGCGGCTCTCGGTCTACCCCTCCGAGCAGCCAGCCTCCAGCCCCGGCTCCGGCGACCTCCCCGCCGCCGCAGTTTGGGCGGCTGGGACCGCGGGGTGCCCCCCTCTTCGGATCTGGGGGGGGCGCGTCTCCACCccgcccagcccctgcccctcctggCTTCCCGGACGGCTGGAGCGACTCCCGGGGGAAGCTGTTCCCGGACGCTCAGGGCCGTCGCCCGGGCATCTCGGCTGCCAGCCCGGCTGAGCACCGGGCATCTGCGAAGCCAGCTAGCCCTGCCTGGCACTGGGCATCTGCGGGCACCGATTGTCCCCGGCGCCGCCCAGCTTCTCGAACGCCCTGGGCCGCGGGCTTCTGGGCGCGCTCCCCTCCCCCGGCCGCCGGGCCGGCCGCCCGCGAGCTCCCGGCGCCCCCAGCCCCTCGggccgccgccgcagccgccgcgATGCTGCCCTGGAGGCGTAACAAATTTGTGCTGGTGGAGGACGACGCCAAGCGCAAGGCCAAGAGCCTGAGCCCCGGGCTCGCCTACACGTCTCTGCTCTCCAGCTTCCTGCGCTCCTGCCCGGACCTGCTGCCCGACTGGCCGCTGGAGCGCCTGGGCCGCGTGTTCCGCAGCCGGCGCCAGAAAGTGGAGCTCAACAAAGAGGACCCGACCTACACCGTGTGGTACCTGGGCAACGCCGTCACCCTGCACGCCAAGGGCGACGGCTGCACCGAGGACGCCGTGGGCAAGATCTGGGCGCGCTGCGGGCCGGGCGGGGGCACCAAGATGAAGCTGACGCTGGGGCCGCACGGCCTCCGCATGCAGCCGTGCGAGCGCAGCAGCCCGGGGGGCCCTGGGGGCCGCCGGCCGACGCACGCCTACCTGCTGCCGCGCATCACCTACTGCGCGGCGGACGCGCGCCACCCGCGCGTCTTCGCCTGGGTCTACCGCCACCAGGCGCGCCACAAGGCGGTGGTACTGCGCTGCCACGCCGTGTTGCTGGCGCGGGCGCATAAGGCGCGCGCCCTGGCCCGCCTGCTCCGCCAGGCCGCGCTGGCGGCCTTCAGCGACTTCAAGCGCCTGCAGCGCCAGAACGACGCGCGCCACGTGCGCCAGCAGCACCTCCGCGCCGGGGGCGCCCCCGCCGCCGCGCTGCCCCGCGCCCCGCTGCGCCGGCTCCTCAACGCCAAGTGCGCCTACCGGCCGCCCCCCGCCGCAGAGCGCGGCCGCGCGGCGCCGCGCCTCGGCAGCATTCAGGAGGAGGACGAGGACCGGGACGAGGACGCGGCGCCGCGCGAGCGGCCGGAGGTGCTCAGCCTGGCCCGCGAGCTGAGGACGTGCAGCCTGCGGGCCGCCCCCGCAGCCCCGCCGCTGGAAGGCCGGCCCCCGGGAGCGAGCTGGCCAGGCGCGCTGAGAGCCGGAGGTGGGGGTCGCGGGGCGGATGGACAGGCCTCGCGGCCCCAGAACCGGCCGGCCTGACGCAGAGCCTCTGGCCTCGGCCTTGCCCGCTGCGGCTTCCCCAtggtccccccaccccgcccttgcCTCCCTCGTGGTCTCTGTCCGCCCCGCGCCTCATCCCGGCTCAGGGTGACGCCTGACATGCCCTTGAGTGTGGGGGGCGGCGAGCTGGGGGAGCAGCAGTATTCCGTGTTCGCCCCCCACGCCCGGAGTCTGCCGGCGCCCTCCACTGTGGAATTGCCTCCCCGACGCTTAACACCAACCTGCTTTGCCCATAGGCCACGCCCTGCCTCCCCAAACATCCTCTCTAGAGAAGGGGGCTTGGGGAggagactcttccagaaaaccagGATGGTGGCCTTGGATCCTGGCCCCGGTGGGTCTGCCCGTAGCCAGGGTAGCCCTGGGCAGGCATTCTTAGAGCGGGAAGAATAGTGGCCCCGGAGAGCTGAGGCCAGGCCCCAAGTGGCACCTGAGTCCACTGCCATACCACACAAGGAAGCGTGCCCAGCCTCTACGCCTGGCCTCTCCACCCCTTGGAGGACTTCTGGGACTTGGCTGCTCTGCCTGTAGAGAAAACAGGGATGTTCCTACCACCCCGAACAACAGACGGCCGGGAACAGCCCTGTGCAGCAGGCCGCGGCCCAAGCCTGTGTCCTGGCGCCCGCAGGCCTCCTCACCCACCCTGTCTTTCTGCGAACAAATGTGTGTGGGTCCCCACTCGGCGCCCCACAGCTAGGACCAAGACGTGGCCTCCAACAGAGGTAAGAGGACATCTGGCAGGTGTTTGAGGCCCTGACCGCCCAGCAAATGGACAGGGGAGAGATGTCCCCAAGCCAAGGCTTGTCAGAGCCGGAGGGTACTGACAGGACCCGGCTTCTCACAGCAAGATGAGGCTGGAGAGTGCGGTGACCCCAGCGGGGGAGCGGGCCCCTGCCCACATGTCTTTTAAGAAGGTCACTAAAAGCCCAAAGATCTATGTGTCACCAAATGATCATTGTAAATAAACCGTTCCTGCTTTTTCAGCCTGTCACCACTCTTGTGTTGTGCTTGATGCCAGGCCTGTTGATGGTGAAAAGATGATCATCAGACCCTTGAAGGGCAGGAGAGGTCCCAGGAAGCATCCCCCGTAGCAGCTGGAGCCAACTCTCAGGAGTGGGGGGGGACGAGAGAGTTGCTGCCAGGACCCTGTTCCCTTCATGTCAGGAGAGGAGACAGAAGCAGGTGCCTTGCCTGCAAATCACATGGGCTAAGCCTGGGAGGGGTGTCAGCTGTCTGTCTCGGCCTCCTGGAATGTCTGTCTGCCCGGGCACCAAACGCAAGTGTCTCTGGAGCATttgggcggg
The sequence above is a segment of the Dama dama isolate Ldn47 chromosome 8, ASM3311817v1, whole genome shotgun sequence genome. Coding sequences within it:
- the FAM43B gene encoding LOW QUALITY PROTEIN: protein FAM43B (The sequence of the model RefSeq protein was modified relative to this genomic sequence to represent the inferred CDS: inserted 2 bases in 1 codon), whose product is MLPWRRNKFVLVEDDAKRKAKSLSPGLAYTSLLSSFLRSCPDLLPDWPLERLGRVFRSRRQKVELNKEDPTYTVWYLGNAVTLHAKGDGCTEDAVGKIWARCGPGGGTKMKLTLGPHGLRMQPCERSSPGGPGGRRPTHAYLLPRITYCAADARHPRVFAWVYRHQARHKAVVLRCHAVLLARAHKARALARLLRQAALAAFSDFKRLQRQNDARHVRQQHLRAGGAPAAALPRAPLRRLLNAKCAYRPPPAAERGRAAPRLGSIQEEDEDRDEDAAPRERPEVLSLARELRTCSLRXPPPQPRRWKAGPRERAGQAR